Proteins encoded within one genomic window of Rhododendron vialii isolate Sample 1 chromosome 1a, ASM3025357v1:
- the LOC131334360 gene encoding probable inactive purple acid phosphatase 29 produces the protein MANVHLVMAAVVVVLLVSLSSVSASAIRTTKQQKQSLRFSKKGEFRILQVADMHYANGKTTQCVDVLPQQFVGCSDLNTTAFLRRMIAAVKPHLIVFTGDNIFGFDAKDAAYSLNAAFSPAVSSNIPWAAVLGNHDQESTLSRAGVMKHIVGMKQTLSQFNPPEVDKIDGFGNYNLEVHGVEGSAFENKSVLNLYFLDSGDYSTVPSILGYGWIKPSQQLWFQNTSKKLQRAYKNKPEAEKAPAPGLAYFHIPLPEFASFDSSNFTGVKQEGISSASVNSGFFKTMVEAGDVKAVFVGHDHLNDFCGELTGIHLCYAGGFGYHAYGKAGWDRRARVVVASLEKTKGGWGGVKSIKTRKHLDNRLLTAVDVQVLWSH, from the exons ATGGCGAACGTTCATTTGGTTATGGCGGCCGTTGTGGTGGTGCttcttgtttctctctcctctgtttCTGCTTCTGCTATTAGAActaccaaacaacaaaaacagtCTCTCAGGTTCAGCAAAAAGGGAGAGTTCAGGATATTGCAGGTAGCGGATATGCACTATGCGAACGGAAAGACTACTCAGTGTGTGGACGTGTTGCCGCAGCAGTTTGTGGGTTGCTCCGACCTCAATACCACTGCCTTCCTCCGCCGCATGATTGCTGCCGTCAAACCTCACCTCATCGTTTTCACTG GGGACAACATCTTTGGATTTGATGCAAAAGATGCAGCATACTCCCTGAATGCTGCGTTTTCCCCTGCAGTTTCGTCCAACATCCCTTGGGCTGCTGTTTTGGGAAACCATGACCAAGAATCTACGCTTTCTAGGGCAGGGGTGATGAAACATATTGTTGGTATGAAGCAAACCTTGTCCCAGTTTAACCCTCCTGAGGTTGACAAAATCGATGGTTTCGGGAACTATAATCTGGAAGTCCATGGGGTTGAGGGTTCAGCTTTTGAAAATAAATCAGTTCTCAATCTCTATTTCCTTGACAGTGGTGATTACTCAACGGTTCCGTCCATCCTTGGTTATGGCTGGATCAAACCCTCGCAACAGCTTTGGTTCCAAAACACGTCTAAGAAACTTCAG AGAGCATACAAGAACAAGCCCGAGGCTGAGAAGGCACCTGCCCCAGGGCTCGCATACTTCCACATCCCATTGCCTGAATTCGCAAGCTTTGACTCGTCGAACTTTACTGGTGTCAAGCAAGAGGGAATCAGTTCTGCTTCAGTAAACTCTGGCTTCTTCAAAACGATGGTGGAAGCAGGCGATGTGAAGGCCGTTTTCGTCGGCCATGATCATCTCAATGACTTCTGCGGTGAGCTAACCGGCATTCATCTTTGTTATGCTGGCGGATTCGGATACCACGCTTACGGGAAGGCTGGGTGGGACAGGAGGGCAAGGGTGGTGGTGGCGTCTTTGGAGAAAACTAAGGGAGGTTGGGGAGGAGTTAAGTCCATCAAAACAAGGAAGCACCTAGATAATCGACTGCTCACTGCTGTTGATGTTCAGGTGCTTTGGAGTCATTAA